In the genome of Calothrix sp. PCC 6303, the window TTTCGGAGTACGGTTGTTTGCCCTTATTTGTATTTCATCCAAATGAAAAACACCATAGCATTAGCCCTACGGAGTGGCTCAGTTACCTAAACACTCTGCGTTCGCTTATTTTTAAACTCCAAATTAAATTAAAACCTTAATTCAAAGGGAAAAGGACGTTTTTAAAGTAAGCGGGGAATACAAAGTAATAAATATTACCTTTTTATTAAGCTCCTAGAAGCATCTATTTAAGACGTAGAGGGTATAAACCATAAAAATGGCTAAAACCTTGTTTGAACTCAAAATGCTGGAATTGCTTGTAGAGACTAGATTGTAACCCCTGTAAGGGTTAATTAAATTTTCGGGTCAAAAATGAGCGAACGCTGAGTAAACAGAGAAGGCTGAATCCTTAAAAACTTGTTATTTATTTTGTGCAGCGGTTGTGGTAGAAATATTACCAATGTTGGGAATTGTAATTCTACCAAACGTATCAATTTGGGTGATATTACGATAACCCAAATCAAGAGCAGTTAATTCAGTTATTTGTATCGGAATTCTAAAGTTGAAAGTCAGTTTGGTGGGAATGCCTGGTGCTAAATTAATTAATGCTTTGTCTTTACCCTGCTGATACGAATTTGTTTGAATACTACTAGATGTGTAGAGGTTGCCAGCAGAATCAAGTACATTTGTTCGGTAGTCTGGGAAACTAGCACCAAAACTAACTTGTCGGTTGATATCACTAAAGTTGGTAACGACAACATCACAAGTTACTCTTGTATTAGCTCGCTGACAACCACGATATTCAAAGCTCAGGTTATATCTTCGATCAACTTGTTTCGCTTGGCTAGATTGCCCTGACGTTGATTGTGCAAAGACTGGGGAGATATTAGCAACATTGCCAAAGATAAAGGTGGAGAGGATACTCGCTTTGATTAGCTTAGATATACTGAACATGATATTTTTGTTGGTATTTTTAGACACTATTTGTAGATAGTATAACCTATGGCATTGTCTGCATCAGATTTTATTAGAACTTACGCAAGTCTCACAATCCAGGTTTGGTGCTTGGCACTATAGCGCTTCTCGCTTGGATGAAATCAAAATCAGAGTCATCAGGGCAAACAATCGTTTACCCCATAGCATCTTCCACCAGGAATTGTATTTAAATCAACTGAGAAGCACTACATTTAAAATAAAATCTCATCCAAATCTAATTACTTGACTAATACCGCGATTCAACCAATCATTGTACCAATCATAGAAGCTCAAAGCTGTTTTTACCTCTTCAATAGACTCATACAAATCAGCTTCAATATCAGGATCATCATGAAAGAATGCTGCACAATGGGGAGAAAGAGGATAAATACCAGCTTCGTTTGTGCGGTCATCAATCCAAATATTACCGCGTTCTGAACCTGTAATTACTAACCTTGCTTCAACTCCACAACCATATTCAGCAACAAGTATAGTTCCCTGAATAAAGTTCGGATAAAAATAGACTGGATTCCCTTCCTCGTGACTTGCTTGCATCAAATCTAAGTCATTCCATTCGTGAGTCAATATAAAAGGTTGAGATAAATATTTTAGTTCTGGATTTTCGCTGTCGAAAGAATTAATCTCTATACCTAATAAACCATAACCTGGACCAGCACCGCCGTTTCCAACTTCTAGCAAGAAGTCTCTATAGTCATCTGGTAACTTAACTTGATACTGATCCTCAAATTGTTGTATTGCTAATTTAGATAGACAGGGTTTTAGTTTATATTTGTGGGATTCAGAGCCAAAAAATTCGCATCTTTTGTCTAATTCCTTCAAGTGAATCAGCTTATTGTTCAATTTTTTAACATTTCTGTTGATAACTGGTTCTAAACTTTCTAACATATTATGTTACTCCGAAATAATTGATAATTAGCAGACGGCAATCACTTGGGCTAAAGTAGGTTATTACACTGGATATGTGTTTAGTTTAAGTGTCTATTTTGGAATTGAATAAAAGGACAAACTGATAAGTAAACAAACAAAATTAATTACACAATCTCATTGCCTTAAACGTTCGCCTTTGGTATGTTGCAAAGCGACTCAGCGGAATTATGCATAAGTCCGTTCCCAAAGGATAGCGGACACAAAAATTACAGATGTTTCCCATTACTTTGAATGAATGTAAATATTTTTGCTTATTTACTTATGTATTCAGATACCAATGATTAATCATTAACCTTTAATTTGATCAACTACTAGCTCCAGAGGTAGGATGGTGACATAACAAATCAACTTGCACTCGTAATGACTTTGCCTGAAACTTCTCAAAACCCACTTCTTTCCCTGAAATATGAACCTGCCCTAGAATCACTAGGTGATGAATACTACGACGAGGTGCCAGCAGCAGAGTTTCCTAGACAGATCTTACGTTGGCGAAATGATGCACTATTACCCAGATTTGGACTTAACCCTGGAGATGTCAGTGATGAGCATTTTATCCAGGCTTTTGGTAGATTTGAAGGACGAGAGCCATTTTTGGCACTACGATACCATGGCTATCAATTTGGTGAATACAACCCGTTTTTAGGAGATGGTAGAGGCTTTCTGTACGGACAGGTTCGCGGTAATGATGGCGAACTCTACGATTTTGGCACAAAGGGTTCGGGACGTACACCCTATTCTCGTGGTGGTGATGGGATGCTAACCCTCAAAGGTGGTGTACGGGAGGTTTTGGCGGCTGAAATTTTACATCGGATGGGGGTAAACACATCTCGCTGTTTGAGTCTGATTGAGACTGGGATGGATTTATGGCGTGGGGATGAGCCTTCTCCAACTCGTTCTTCGGTAATGATTCGGATGAATCGCTCACATATCCGTTTTGGTACTTTTGAAAGGTTGAATCATATTAAACGTCCTGATTTAGTTGGGAAATTGCTAAATCATGTAATTGATGTTTATTATCCCCATTTAAAGTTAGAATCCGAAAAATATTTATTGTTTTATGGTGAGTTAGTTAAACGTGTGGCTGAATTAGCTGCACAGTGGATGGCTGCTGGTTTTTGTCATGCTGTGTTAAATACAGATAATATGTCCATAACTGGCGAAAGTTTTGATTATGGTCCCTATGCTTTTATTCCGACCTTTGACCCTGAATTTACAGCAGCTTATTTTGATCATTATGGACGTTATAGCTATGCAAATCAACCGGGAATTTGCAAGTTAAATTTAGAATTGTTGCAACAACCTTTGTCAGCAGTAATGGAAATAAAACAGATGCAGACTGTTTTGGCGGAGTTTGATGAACATTATGATTTGCAATATCGTAAATTATTTTTATCTAAGCTGGGTTTAGAAAACGTTGCTCAAAAAGAAACTGGTGAGATATTAATTGCTACTCTTCAATTACTCAGAACCTATCCCATTAGTTATCATGACTTTTTTGCTGAGATAGCTAAATCTTTTTCGATTCAATGGCGTGATGATGCAGGTTTAATTCTCGCTGATTCAGAAATCAAAAAGGCTTTTGGTTTGTCGGAATTATTTGTCAATTGGTCAGGTATATATCACCGTATTTTGGCTAATTTGACACCTGATGAATTAGCAAAAGTTGGTAAAACTCTCAACCGTTATAATCCGCAAACTGTAATTGTGAGAAATGTAATTGAATCAATTTGGGAGCCGATTACATTAGCAGATAATTGGGAATCTTTTTATAGTCTGTTGGTGGAAATTCAGGATGAAGGAACCACTAATAGTTGAGTGGATAAGGGAACATCCCACTTTTTTAAATATTCTGTCATTGCGAGCGAAGCAACCACATGGTTTTTAACTTAGAACAAGTCTATGCGATTGCTACGTCCTTCCTCCCTCTCTACGAGACGCTACGCTTTTCTTATATGCCGTAGGCTTTACGCAATGATGGTTTAAGTTTTCTCCAGTCGCAAAATCGTTTTCATACATCAAATCAGCAACGCCGAAAAACTGGGACACCCTGCGTAAATTAAAAAATGACACTAAATTTAGCCAAACCTGCATTACAGCAGTTTTCAACTATTTGAACCACATCAACCTGGTTTAGCAATGCTAAACCCCTACAGTGTGGTCTATATTACCTGAAAATAGCCGTAAAGATATATATCTTTTCTTGATGAGTTATTTCCCTGTCAGATGAGGGATTGGGAGAACCCATAACTAATTTTTACAGGTGGTTATGAGATATATTGTGAATTTTTATTTACTTTTCTTAATAAAACGTGATAATTTAAGTACTGGTATTGAAGTTTAAACTCCAAAAGTTGGTTGGTTAAACTATTTGTTCCCAAAAGTACTAGGCTTAAATTAGTATCTAGTCGTAAATCCATTTAAGGTAGGACTCTGCTATGCCATTTACCATTGATTCAGCCCGTGGTATTTTCCCAAATACTCTATCTGCTGATGCAGTGCCAGCAACTATTGCCAGATTTGTTCAACTCAGTGCAGAAGACCAGTTGGCTTTAATTTGGTTTGCTTACTTAGAAATGGGCAAAACCATTACCATCGCTGCACCAGGTGCTGCTAACATGCAGTTTGCCGAAGGCACCATGAACCAAATTCGCCAAATGAATTTTACCGAACAATCACAGGCAATGTGTGATTTAGCAAACCGTGCTGACACACCAGTTTGCCGCACCTATGCTACGTGGTCTGCGAATATTAAACTAGGTTTCTGGTATCAATTAGGACAATGGATGGAACAGGGAATTGTTGCTCCAATTCCTGAAGGATATCAGCTTTCTGCTAACGCTTCAGCAGTATTACAGGCAATTAGAGGTTTAGACGCAGGGCAACAAATCACAGTTTTGCGTAACTCTGTGTTGGATATGGGCTTTGATCCCAACAAGATGGGTAGTTACGAGAGAGTTTCTGAAGATGTTGTTGTTCCTAAAGAAATTGGTGAACGTAGCAAAGTCACAATCGAAGGTATCGACAATGCCACTGTGTTGAGCTACATGAACAACATGAACGCCAATGATTTTGATGCCTTGATTGAATTGTTTACTGCCGATGGTGCTTTGCAACCTCCTTTCCAAAGACCAATTGTTGGGAAAGAAGCTGTATTCCGTTTCTTCCGCGAAGAATGTCAAAACTTGAAGTTGTTACCAGAACGGGGAATTATTGAACCCGCAGATGAGAACTATACCCAAATCAAAGTGACTGGTAAAGTGCAAACCCCTTGGTTTGGTGCTGGTGTAGGAATGAATATGGCTTGGAGATTTTTGCTAACTCCAGATAACAAGATTTTCTTTGTGGCAATCGATTTATTGGCATCTCCTAAAGAGTTACTAAATCTGACTCGTTAAAAACCTGGATATGAGTAGGCAATTACAGAAACAGTCATTTTAAATTCTGTATTTTGTTGCTACTCACGGATACTCCGAGCGGTTAGCTATTAGCCAAAAGTTAATAGCTAAGTGCTAATAGCTATTCTAAAAGTTAAACTTTTAACCGTTCTTAGTATAAAACAGTAATGATGGGCATTCTATAAATAAGAGTGTTCCATCATTTTCGAGTCGGTGCCAAAATTTACATAGACAATCAGCGTGAATTGATATCAACCCATAGATTTACAATATTAGATAATGCAAGTGACAGAAATTGATTGGTCTGAGACAGAAAAGGAAGTAGCAAAGACGGCTTTCGATAGAGCTTATGCTAGGGAAATAGATGCTTTGATACTGGAAGTGCGTTCTTTCAGTAGTGCGATCGCGCAAATCGAAGACATGTGGCGTTTGCATGATTTTTTGAGCGCTAGAAGACACGAAATTGATGGGAAATATGACTACAGATATTCCGCTCTCATCTTCGTCTTTGCTGGATTACTCAAAGATGGCTGGTTACATTTGGAAGAGTTGGAAGGACTGGACGCAGATAAGCTAAAAAAGGTTGCTGCTTTAGCACGGATGTAAAGGTCTGATTTTTGAAACTCGTTTGAATTTCTTTTGGGTTAACCCTCTTTCGTCAACTTGGGAGAGAATAATCGCGCTCAGGCTTTTGACAATTTTGCTTTCCACATTTATTGTGAAAAAATCAATGTTACGAGCATAAACGACGATTTTTGTTTGCCAAGAATGGCGAAAGAGAGATAACCCCCGATACAAATATTTAAGCTTCGAGCATTTTTTTAATATGGGTTGGTAAGGCAAAAGCAGCTTGGTGGATATCTGCATTGTAATAGCGCAGTTGGTGAGCTTCAGTAAATTGTGCTGCTTTGTTGTAATCAAAATTCTTGACTGGATGTACTCCCTGCTTGGAACAGTAAGTTAAACTCCACATTCCTGTAGGATACATCGGGATAAATACTAGGTAGCAATGTACATAATCTTGACCAAAAACTTCCTTTAGACATTTATTTAATTCCACAAACGTCTGTTGGTGGAAAATTGGTGATTCACTTTGGATAGTGACAACTCCACCGGGACGTAAAGCGCGGTATACGTCCTGATAAAATGTCTTACTAAATAAGCCCTCTGATGGTCCCACGGGGTCAGAAGAATCGATAATTATTAAATCATAGGACTCATCAGCCGCATTTTGTAGATATTTAATCCCATCATCAATTAGTAAGTTTAATTTTGGATGCTCCAAAGCTGAGGAAATTGTTGGTAAAAATAACTTAGAAGCACGCACCACCGCTTCATCAATTTCCACCATCGTGATTTTTTCTATTTCCTCATGGAGTACCAATTCTCGAATTGTTCCCCCATCACCAGCACCAATTACTAAGACATCTTTGACACTTGGGTGAGTGAGCATCGGCACATGGACAATCATCTCGTGGTAAGCAGCTTCATCAGCTTCTGTACACATTACCATGCGATCGATAGTCAGCATTTTCCCTCTGTCATGAGTATTAA includes:
- a CDS encoding orange carotenoid-binding protein gives rise to the protein MPFTIDSARGIFPNTLSADAVPATIARFVQLSAEDQLALIWFAYLEMGKTITIAAPGAANMQFAEGTMNQIRQMNFTEQSQAMCDLANRADTPVCRTYATWSANIKLGFWYQLGQWMEQGIVAPIPEGYQLSANASAVLQAIRGLDAGQQITVLRNSVLDMGFDPNKMGSYERVSEDVVVPKEIGERSKVTIEGIDNATVLSYMNNMNANDFDALIELFTADGALQPPFQRPIVGKEAVFRFFREECQNLKLLPERGIIEPADENYTQIKVTGKVQTPWFGAGVGMNMAWRFLLTPDNKIFFVAIDLLASPKELLNLTR
- a CDS encoding protein adenylyltransferase SelO; this encodes MTLPETSQNPLLSLKYEPALESLGDEYYDEVPAAEFPRQILRWRNDALLPRFGLNPGDVSDEHFIQAFGRFEGREPFLALRYHGYQFGEYNPFLGDGRGFLYGQVRGNDGELYDFGTKGSGRTPYSRGGDGMLTLKGGVREVLAAEILHRMGVNTSRCLSLIETGMDLWRGDEPSPTRSSVMIRMNRSHIRFGTFERLNHIKRPDLVGKLLNHVIDVYYPHLKLESEKYLLFYGELVKRVAELAAQWMAAGFCHAVLNTDNMSITGESFDYGPYAFIPTFDPEFTAAYFDHYGRYSYANQPGICKLNLELLQQPLSAVMEIKQMQTVLAEFDEHYDLQYRKLFLSKLGLENVAQKETGEILIATLQLLRTYPISYHDFFAEIAKSFSIQWRDDAGLILADSEIKKAFGLSELFVNWSGIYHRILANLTPDELAKVGKTLNRYNPQTVIVRNVIESIWEPITLADNWESFYSLLVEIQDEGTTNS
- the speE gene encoding polyamine aminopropyltransferase, with translation MTTPDTASPQLNPEEWVTDSNGRVALSIRFQGESLFKEESPFQTVEVFNTHDRGKMLTIDRMVMCTEADEAAYHEMIVHVPMLTHPSVKDVLVIGAGDGGTIRELVLHEEIEKITMVEIDEAVVRASKLFLPTISSALEHPKLNLLIDDGIKYLQNAADESYDLIIIDSSDPVGPSEGLFSKTFYQDVYRALRPGGVVTIQSESPIFHQQTFVELNKCLKEVFGQDYVHCYLVFIPMYPTGMWSLTYCSKQGVHPVKNFDYNKAAQFTEAHQLRYYNADIHQAAFALPTHIKKMLEA
- a CDS encoding SMI1/KNR4 family protein is translated as MLESLEPVINRNVKKLNNKLIHLKELDKRCEFFGSESHKYKLKPCLSKLAIQQFEDQYQVKLPDDYRDFLLEVGNGGAGPGYGLLGIEINSFDSENPELKYLSQPFILTHEWNDLDLMQASHEEGNPVYFYPNFIQGTILVAEYGCGVEARLVITGSERGNIWIDDRTNEAGIYPLSPHCAAFFHDDPDIEADLYESIEEVKTALSFYDWYNDWLNRGISQVIRFG